In the Colletotrichum lupini chromosome 1, complete sequence genome, one interval contains:
- a CDS encoding HSF-type DNA-binding protein, which produces NGATQKLTAESQPIPLSSSARIAAEPARIAYTVLRSHEGMATVTESPQRAPLPANGHADLIPNRIVPIPTPTPTIQMSAPSPGEPMEITSSNNASTTSPSSKHNDTDANGASKHTSPTDQSANNSIAMPAAPAAAAAAVHQPKIVQTAFIHKLYSMLEDPSIQHLISWSASAESFVMSPSADFSKVLAQYFKHTNISSFVRQLNMYGFHKGSIASPLTTKCPMLIEATVSDVFHTTNPETALWEFKHGNGNFKRGDLVGLREIKRRASRHALVHREYPNSKPSPSQPGTPSEPMPPPSDGSEMRMPGLEHTLYDLSMRLQRSEENAHYMHIKQQAVMETMSRLLQFNQELSRTVLSLVPSPDNPVHRDVLNLQSEMARQAEMLRTIDDPQESPFSSSRAYFTNVENAPVSPRQLPQDDPRRNANLAVPQPRGQNFYRPPVPSNLSISTRRPYGSIGGGSVGGGSVPQASSPLRGAPPPPPPGPHPLAQVEPPPGSLARRHTSADIRAHGWQPSAPPPFASGPPSGPPSGPWPSSPSRLAPDDQRLRESLSTYSLQNATQVRPLSRPTTPPGAPFSNGGGGDTFGNWSWNSANRDNKNLAIRDHSGPPTRRGSMAHILNPTDTAERDDEDEDPRGDDDRKRKRMQ; this is translated from the exons AACGGGGCCACTCAGAAGCTGACTGCTGAATCACA ACCTATCCCATTGTCTTCCTCTGCGCGCATCGCTGCAGAACCCGCCCGCATCGCCTATACCGTTCTGCGAAGCCATGAG GGGATGGCCACAGTGACTGAGAGTCCGCAGAGAGCTCCTCTGCCTGCTAACGGTCATGCCGATCTGATTCCGAATCGCATTGTACCTATCCCAACCCCGACCCCGACCATCCAAATGTCTGCTCCATCTCCCGGCGAGCCTATGGAGATCACTTCCTCCAACAACGCCAGCACGACCTCTCCTTCGAGCAAGCACAACGATACGGATGCCAACGGCGCATCCAAGCACACCTCGCCTACAGATCAATCTGCGAACAACTCGATCGCCATGCCCGCCGCGCCCGCAGCTGCGGCCGCGGCTGTGCACCAGCCAAAGATTGTGCAGACAGCTTTCATACATAAGCTGTACAG CATGCTGGAGGACCCAAGCATACAGCATCTGATATCATGGTCAGCGAGTGCTGAAAGCTTCGTTATGTCACCGTCCGCGGACTTTTCCAAGGTTCTAGC ACAATATTTCAAACACACCAACATATCATCTTTCGTCAGACAATTGAACATGTACGGGTTTCATAAAGGTTCGATAGCATCTCCTTTGACCACAAAATGTCCAATGCTAATTGAGGCAACAGTGAGCGACGTTTTCCACACGACAAATCCCGAGACCGCTTTGTGGGAATTCAAACATGGAAACGGCAATTTCAAGCGAGGCGACCTGGTTGGACTCCGTGAAATCAAACGGCGAGCTTCACGTCATGCTCTTGTTCACCGGGAGTATCCCAACTCAAAGCCCAGCCCTTCGCAGCCCGGAACGCCTTCGGAACCGATGCCTCCCCCGAGCGATGGCTCCGAAATGCGTATGCCTGGGCTCGAGCATACGCTGTACGACCTGAGCATGCGACTGCAGAGAAGTGAAGAGAATGCCCACTACATGCATATTAAGCAGCAAGCGGTGATGGAAACAATGTCACGGCTCCTCCAATTCAACCAAGAGTTGTCTAGGACGGTGCTCAGTCTCGTCCCTAGTCCCGACAACCCAGTGCACCGGGATG TTCTCAATTTGCAATCGGAAATGGCAAGACAGGCCGAGATGCTTCGAACTATTGATGATCCCCAGGAATCGCCATTCTCAAGCAGCCGAGCATACTTCACCAACGTGGAGAATGCACCGGTTTCGCCGCGGCAGTTACCCCAGGATGACCCAAGACGAAACGCGAATCTTGCTGTTCCCCAGCCCAGAGGGCAGAATTTCTACCGGCCTCCTGTGCCTTCGAATCTCTCGATCAGCACGCGAAGACCCTATGGCTCGATTGGTGGTGGTTCGGTTGGCGGTGGTTCAGTGCCACAGGCCTCATCTCCCTTGCGGGGGGcgccgcctccgcctcctccgGGGCCGCATCCCTTGGCTCAGGTGGAGCCGCCTCCTGGAAGTCTAGCAAGACGTCACACATCGGCTGATATACGGGCACACGGGTGGCAGCCCAGTGCCCCGCCGCCGTTTGCTTCAGGGCCTCCATCAGGACCGCCTTCCGGACCTTGGCCATCTTCGCCCAGCCGACTCGCGCCGGATGACCAGCGCCTAAGGGAGTCGCTGTCCACCTACTCACTGCAAAACGCGACCCAAGTACGGCCTCTATCGCGACCGACCACACCTCCTGGCGCACCCTTCTCgaatggtggtggtggggaTACCTTTGGCAACTGGTCGTGGAACTCGGCCAACCGGGACAACAAGAATTTAGCCATCAGAGATCATTCAGGACCACCCACGCGTCGCGGAAGTATGGCGCATATCCTCAACCCGACTGACACGGCTGAACGagacgacgaggatgaggatCCCCGAGGCGACGATGATCGGAAGCGCAAGCGTATGCAGTGA